Proteins encoded together in one Hemiscyllium ocellatum isolate sHemOce1 chromosome 9, sHemOce1.pat.X.cur, whole genome shotgun sequence window:
- the gorab gene encoding RAB6-interacting golgin, translated as MAGWAGFSDEELTRIKQLKGPLISEKPERFKQTPSTNKSRQQLQRERVLHQLHSRRSMEHNQIDPGQQFSRLKMRPPETAEPSSPKLEPKEAQNESEKQSETRVSHQMDTNGAKASSTFQDYSVQDLTTEQMKGVELRERSRLEQLQLEQRLMEEKNKRKKALLSKAVAERSKRTMEETVKLKQIQKELQTLDSLLSNDVNILRNRIEKTSLEYYQAKKRYDQAEVEYVAAKLDLYKKNELKEQLTEHLCTIIQQNELRKANKLEELMQQLEMETDEERLELEIEVDNLLKQQAIFQGTDQVNTSDESTQQAVQADQLNHVVKQVEEKQISGENVSKDQNKSQSENVNHRISEKIAN; from the exons GTCCATTGATCTCCGAAAAACCAGAAAGATTTAAACAAACACCCTCCACAAACAAAAGTCGTCAGCAACTTCAAAGAGAACGAGTGTTACATCAGTTGCATAGTCGCAGATCAATGGAGCATAATCAAATTGATCCAGGTCAACAATTTTCCAGACTGAAAATGAGACCACCCGAAACTGCAGAGCCTTCATCACCCAAACTAGAACCAAAGGAGGCTCAGAATGAGAGTGAAAAACAAAGTGAAACTAGAGTAAGCCATCAGATGGACACAAACGGAGCCAAAGCATCATCAACATTCCAAGACTACTCAGTCCAAGACTTAACAACAGAACAGATGAAAGGGGTGGAATT ACGCGAGAGATCAAGGCTGGAACAACTGCAGCTAGAGCAGCGATTAATGGAAGAGAAGAATAAACGCAAGAAAGCTCTTCTCTCAAAGGCCGTTGCAGAAAG GTCAAAGCGAACCATGGAAGAAACTGTGAAACTGAAGCAAATCCAAAAGGAACTTCAGACCTTGGATAGCTTGTTATCAAATGATGTTAACATCTTACGGAATCGTATTGAAAAGACCAGCTTGGAATATTATCAGGCTAA AAAGAGGTATGATCAGGCAGAAGTGGAATATGTTGCAGCAAAACTAGATCTGTACAAGAAGAATGAATTGAAGGAACAACTGACTGAGCATCTGTGCACCATAATTCAACAGAATGAATTACGCAAAGCTAATAAACTGGAGGAGCTGATGCAGCAATTGGAGATGGAGACCGACGAGGAGCGGCTGGAACTGGAGATTGAAGTGGACAATTTATTAAAGCAGCAGGCAATATTCCAGGGAACTGATCAGGTTAATACAAGTGATGAGTCAACACAGCAAGCTGTTCAAGCAGACCAACTGAATCATGTGGTTAAACAGGTTGAAGAAAAACAGATCTCAGGTGAAAACGTTTCAAAGGACCAAAATAAATCTCAGTCAGAGAATGTAAACCATAGAATATCAGAGAAGATTGCAAATTGA